A single window of Candidatus Omnitrophota bacterium DNA harbors:
- a CDS encoding septum formation initiator family protein — MFKNAFWLFGLAVLLFVIFLPGYSRMQDLRQRNRDLHSKIRRLQIENTILEKDARKAQDDPFYKEKVARERMGIVRKGEVPVKVVPQEQ, encoded by the coding sequence ATGTTCAAGAACGCCTTTTGGCTGTTTGGTTTGGCGGTTTTGCTTTTTGTGATTTTCTTGCCCGGTTATAGCCGGATGCAGGATTTGCGCCAGAGAAATAGAGATTTGCATTCTAAGATTCGCCGTTTGCAGATAGAGAATACTATTCTGGAAAAAGACGCGCGCAAGGCACAAGATGACCCTTTTTACAAAGAAAAGGTAGCCCGGGAAAGAATGGGGATTGTGCGCAAGGGTGAAGTCCCGGTAAAGGTCGTGCCGCAAGAGCAGTAA
- the purL gene encoding phosphoribosylformylglycinamidine synthase subunit PurL has translation MMSWKIIVKDAVGIFDAVGNSVKKDILDLGIEQIQSVSFAQGYHIHGNLKQEEVRRICEELLVDMVAQEYSINQKFTLQGKVKELEIAYNPGVMDPCEESILKGIRDLGIDSVTSVTTSKIYLLEGDISDEKIKFIADKLLYNKLIQHIVGPNTRDTRKETISYQFKLHNIDLLFLADDKLLQISKDGQLFLNLEEMLQIRKYFAKNKRNPTDCELETIAQTWSEHCAHKTFRGRIEYIEKIPNSKIKKYKINNLLKSTIAKVTKELKKPWCVSVFHDNAGVIKFDDKYNVCFKVETHNHPSALEPFGGANTGIGGVIRDPLGTGLGAKPILNTDVFCFAPPDYPASRLPKGTLHPKRVMKGVVSGVRDYGNKMGIPTVNGAIHFHDKFVGNPLVYCGTAGIMPKEKSFKKVHKADLIVVVGGKTGRDGIHGATFSSGELTHESETISSSAVQIGNPIQEKKMVDTILKARDLNLYNAITDCGAGGLSSAVGEMGEELGARVYLEKVPLKYTGLSYTEIWISESQERMVLAVSPKNASKLMQVFSDECVEAVVIGEFPGTGRLELFYKDNKVCDLDMQFLHHGLPQTEKKAVYIQAKHKEPKFACPKDLGNSLLKLLSSYDICSKEWVIRQYDHEVQGGSILKPMSGVLNDGPSDASVVRPLLDSQKGLIVSCGINFRFGLIDPYWMAASCIDEALRQVISSGGSLKQTAILDNFCWGNPDKPDRLGGLVRSAFGCYDIAKGFGVPFISGKDSLYNEYSQHGKSMAIPGTLLISAISVMEDVSKTVSMYAKNIGDLIYIVGDTYDELGGSHYYGHNGALGNNVPRVNIKKALKIFNALSKVSSSGIIEAMHDCSEGGLAVASAEMAFAGGLGMELFLGEVPYQGKEKRDDFILFSESNSRFIVEVKRENQQAFEKAMHGVSCGLIGCVAARDFKAYSIDKKVCLRENIQALKEAWQKPLRW, from the coding sequence ATGATGTCTTGGAAAATTATCGTTAAAGACGCTGTTGGCATTTTTGATGCTGTGGGAAACAGCGTCAAAAAAGATATACTTGACCTGGGGATTGAACAAATCCAATCCGTAAGTTTCGCGCAAGGTTACCATATCCATGGTAACTTGAAGCAGGAAGAAGTAAGAAGAATTTGCGAAGAGCTTTTGGTGGACATGGTAGCCCAAGAGTATTCGATCAACCAAAAGTTTACCTTGCAGGGTAAAGTCAAAGAATTAGAAATTGCCTATAATCCGGGCGTGATGGACCCTTGTGAAGAATCCATCCTTAAAGGCATACGCGATTTAGGCATTGATTCCGTGACAAGCGTTACTACTTCTAAAATATATCTTTTAGAGGGCGATATTTCCGACGAGAAGATTAAATTTATTGCCGATAAGCTTCTTTACAATAAGCTTATTCAGCACATTGTCGGCCCGAATACCCGGGATACAAGAAAAGAAACTATTTCCTATCAATTTAAGCTTCATAATATAGATTTGTTATTCCTGGCCGATGATAAACTTCTTCAGATAAGCAAAGATGGGCAGTTATTTCTTAATTTGGAAGAGATGCTCCAGATCAGGAAATATTTTGCAAAAAACAAACGCAATCCTACTGACTGTGAGCTTGAGACTATTGCCCAGACCTGGTCAGAGCATTGCGCGCATAAGACATTCCGGGGAAGAATAGAGTATATAGAAAAAATCCCAAATTCCAAAATAAAAAAATACAAAATAAACAATCTTCTAAAATCCACCATTGCTAAAGTTACCAAGGAGCTAAAAAAACCGTGGTGTGTGTCGGTGTTCCATGATAATGCCGGGGTAATTAAATTTGACGATAAATACAATGTTTGTTTTAAGGTAGAAACGCATAATCACCCTTCGGCATTAGAGCCTTTTGGCGGAGCAAACACCGGTATAGGAGGGGTTATCCGTGACCCCCTAGGCACGGGCCTGGGGGCAAAACCTATTTTAAATACAGATGTTTTTTGTTTCGCGCCTCCTGACTATCCGGCAAGCAGGCTCCCCAAAGGCACGCTTCATCCTAAAAGAGTAATGAAGGGTGTTGTCTCCGGTGTGCGCGATTATGGTAATAAAATGGGGATCCCTACGGTAAACGGCGCGATACATTTTCATGATAAATTCGTGGGCAACCCCCTTGTTTATTGCGGCACAGCCGGGATCATGCCCAAGGAAAAAAGTTTCAAGAAAGTCCACAAGGCAGATTTGATCGTGGTTGTGGGTGGAAAAACCGGCAGGGACGGCATTCACGGAGCGACTTTCTCTTCGGGAGAACTCACCCATGAATCTGAAACTATTTCAAGCTCTGCGGTACAGATAGGAAATCCCATTCAGGAAAAAAAGATGGTGGATACGATTTTGAAGGCGCGCGATCTGAATTTATATAATGCTATCACTGATTGCGGAGCAGGGGGGTTGTCAAGCGCAGTGGGCGAGATGGGAGAGGAATTAGGGGCTAGGGTTTATCTGGAGAAAGTCCCGCTTAAATATACCGGATTATCTTATACTGAAATCTGGATTTCCGAGTCGCAGGAGAGGATGGTTTTAGCGGTTTCTCCCAAGAACGCCAGTAAATTAATGCAGGTATTTTCTGATGAATGCGTTGAGGCTGTGGTAATCGGAGAGTTTCCCGGCACAGGAAGATTAGAGCTTTTTTATAAGGATAATAAAGTTTGCGATCTGGATATGCAATTCCTGCATCATGGTTTGCCGCAGACCGAGAAAAAGGCAGTCTATATACAGGCTAAACACAAAGAGCCGAAATTCGCCTGCCCCAAAGATTTAGGAAACAGCTTGTTGAAGCTTCTTTCCAGTTACGATATTTGTTCCAAAGAATGGGTGATCCGGCAGTATGACCATGAGGTGCAGGGAGGTTCTATTTTAAAACCAATGTCCGGCGTATTAAACGACGGGCCATCAGACGCAAGCGTGGTGCGTCCGTTACTTGATTCCCAAAAGGGCTTAATTGTTTCCTGCGGAATAAATTTCCGTTTTGGGCTTATTGACCCGTATTGGATGGCGGCTTCTTGTATTGATGAGGCGTTGCGCCAGGTAATTTCTTCCGGAGGAAGCCTCAAACAGACCGCGATATTAGATAATTTTTGTTGGGGGAATCCGGATAAGCCGGACAGGCTGGGCGGATTGGTAAGGTCTGCATTCGGCTGTTATGATATTGCCAAAGGTTTTGGAGTTCCTTTTATTTCCGGTAAAGACAGTCTTTATAATGAGTACAGCCAGCATGGTAAATCCATGGCCATACCCGGGACACTTCTAATTTCGGCGATAAGCGTGATGGAGGATGTTTCAAAAACAGTTTCCATGTATGCCAAGAATATCGGGGATCTTATTTATATTGTCGGCGATACTTATGATGAATTAGGCGGTTCGCATTACTACGGGCATAATGGGGCACTGGGAAATAATGTGCCGCGCGTAAATATAAAGAAAGCCCTGAAAATCTTCAATGCCTTAAGCAAAGTTTCATCTTCGGGGATAATAGAGGCAATGCATGATTGTTCGGAAGGCGGTTTGGCAGTGGCTTCTGCGGAGATGGCCTTTGCCGGGGGATTAGGCATGGAGTTGTTTTTAGGCGAGGTCCCTTATCAGGGAAAAGAAAAACGCGATGATTTTATTCTTTTCTCCGAATCAAATTCGCGTTTTATCGTTGAGGTAAAAAGAGAAAATCAACAGGCCTTTGAAAAAGCGATGCATGGTGTTTCTTGCGGGCTTATCGGATGCGTCGCCGCGAGAGATTTCAAGGCCTATTCTATAGATAAAAAAGTCTGCTTACGAGAAAATATCCAAGCCTTAAAAGAGGCCTGGCAAAAACCCTTGAGGTGGTAA
- the purQ gene encoding phosphoribosylformylglycinamidine synthase I codes for MKKVLTCVLRTAGTNCDKETAFAFKKAGASVELVHINQFACGKVKLGKYKILALPGGFSYGDDVAAGKILANELKYKLRDSLREFVRQNKLVIGICNGFQVLVKAGLLPGNKEFKQEVSLILNDSGKFEDRWVYLKSKKEKVKSQKCVWTKDLPEVIYLPVAHAEGKFVVKSPSLLKRLKENGQIVLRYSDSYGNLTGYPDNPNGSQDHIAGICDESGCVFGLMPHPERHIDFLQHPNHKKSGNKSKFAEGMQIFVNAVGHARKV; via the coding sequence ATGAAAAAAGTTTTGACCTGTGTTTTACGCACCGCCGGCACTAACTGCGACAAGGAAACTGCTTTTGCTTTTAAAAAGGCAGGCGCCTCTGTGGAATTAGTGCATATAAATCAGTTTGCCTGCGGGAAAGTAAAATTAGGCAAGTATAAAATATTGGCTTTGCCCGGAGGTTTTAGTTACGGCGATGATGTGGCCGCCGGGAAAATCTTAGCTAACGAATTGAAATATAAATTAAGAGACAGCCTGCGGGAATTTGTGCGGCAAAATAAACTTGTTATCGGCATCTGTAATGGATTTCAGGTCTTGGTGAAAGCCGGGCTTTTACCGGGGAACAAAGAATTTAAGCAGGAGGTAAGTCTTATTCTAAACGACTCAGGAAAATTTGAAGATCGCTGGGTGTATTTAAAAAGTAAAAAGGAAAAAGTAAAAAGTCAAAAGTGCGTGTGGACAAAAGACCTCCCAGAAGTGATTTATTTGCCTGTAGCGCACGCAGAGGGGAAGTTTGTGGTAAAAAGTCCTTCGCTGCTGAAGCGTTTAAAAGAAAATGGGCAAATTGTTCTTCGGTATTCCGATTCTTATGGTAATTTAACCGGTTATCCGGATAACCCGAATGGTTCACAGGATCATATCGCAGGTATTTGCGATGAATCCGGGTGCGTGTTTGGTTTGATGCCGCATCCGGAAAGGCATATAGATTTTCTCCAGCATCCTAACCACAAAAAATCCGGCAATAAAAGCAAATTCGCAGAAGGCATGCAGATATTTGTTAACGCTGTAGGTCATGCAAGAAAGGTATAA
- a CDS encoding TIGR00730 family Rossman fold protein has protein sequence MARIKNIKDDFTKEDTWRLFRIMAEFVDGFEVLSKVENAVSVFGGSRIQRGSKYYDLAEETSFQLAKAGYAVITGSGPGIMEAGNKGARRAKGHSIGLNIQIPMEQKPNRYVDTLLNFHYFFVRKVMFVKYAKAFVIMPGGFGTLDELFESLNLIQTSRIGHFPVILMGKEYWKGMIEWLHATVEKHGAIAKGDMNILKIEDDPKKVVGIIKSFYHNHKVD, from the coding sequence ATGGCAAGAATAAAAAACATTAAAGACGATTTTACTAAAGAAGATACGTGGCGCCTTTTCAGGATTATGGCAGAGTTTGTAGATGGGTTTGAGGTATTATCTAAAGTAGAAAACGCGGTTTCTGTTTTTGGGGGAAGCCGTATCCAGCGCGGGAGTAAATACTATGATTTAGCCGAGGAGACATCTTTCCAGCTTGCCAAGGCAGGTTATGCGGTAATTACTGGAAGCGGCCCCGGGATTATGGAGGCAGGCAATAAAGGCGCTCGCCGCGCTAAGGGCCACTCCATCGGATTAAATATCCAGATACCCATGGAGCAGAAGCCCAATCGCTATGTGGATACGCTTTTAAATTTCCATTATTTCTTTGTGAGAAAAGTTATGTTTGTCAAATACGCTAAGGCCTTTGTAATCATGCCCGGAGGTTTTGGCACGCTGGACGAATTATTTGAGTCGCTTAATTTAATCCAAACATCCCGTATAGGGCACTTTCCGGTTATTTTAATGGGTAAAGAGTATTGGAAAGGTATGATAGAATGGCTTCACGCAACCGTTGAGAAACACGGAGCCATTGCCAAGGGGGATATGAATATCTTAAAGATTGAAGACGACCCCAAGAAAGTAGTTGGCATAATCAAGAGTTTTTATCATAACCACAAAGTTGATTAG
- the purB gene encoding adenylosuccinate lyase produces the protein MIERYSLPEISCVWSDEFKFKTMLGIEILTLEALSKQGKVPSQAVSRIRKKAKFTLKEIRKIEEKTQHDIVAFVACVSKYIGNDAKYFHFGLTSSDLLDTVLGVQLKAASGIILKDLEKLSGILAQKALKYKDMVCIGRTHGVHAEPVTLGLKFALWYDENRRNIERLKNAKEEISVGKISGAVGTYANVGPEIEAYICKKLGLRPANISTQIIQRDIYAQYLAALAVIGASLEKFALEIRHLQRTEVRELEEPFGKGQKGSSAMPHKRNPVICERICGLARVLRANAMVGMENVALWHERDISHSSAERVIMPDSTIALDYMLNKFIYVMDGLLVYPENMLLNLAKTKGLLFSQRVLLKLMDKGLPRMQAYDVVQRCAMRAWKEAIDFKNALLEDRQGRKYLDKKQLDIIFEVDYYLRNVNKIFRKVGLS, from the coding sequence ATGATAGAGCGTTATAGTCTGCCGGAAATCTCTTGTGTATGGTCTGATGAATTTAAATTTAAGACCATGCTAGGTATAGAAATTCTTACCTTGGAAGCTTTGTCAAAACAAGGCAAAGTCCCATCCCAGGCTGTATCCAGAATTAGAAAAAAAGCCAAATTTACCCTCAAAGAAATCCGTAAGATAGAAGAGAAAACCCAACATGATATCGTTGCTTTTGTTGCCTGTGTATCTAAATATATCGGGAACGATGCTAAATATTTTCACTTTGGCCTGACCTCTTCGGATCTCTTAGATACTGTTTTGGGCGTGCAATTAAAGGCTGCTTCGGGAATTATTCTTAAAGACTTAGAAAAACTTTCAGGAATTCTCGCGCAAAAAGCCTTGAAATATAAGGACATGGTTTGTATCGGCCGCACGCATGGAGTGCACGCGGAACCAGTGACCTTGGGCCTGAAATTTGCCCTTTGGTATGATGAAAACAGGCGTAATATTGAAAGATTAAAAAATGCCAAAGAGGAAATTTCCGTTGGTAAAATATCAGGCGCTGTGGGCACTTATGCTAATGTCGGGCCGGAAATTGAAGCGTATATCTGCAAGAAACTAGGTTTAAGGCCAGCGAATATCTCTACCCAGATTATCCAGCGCGATATCTACGCCCAGTATTTAGCGGCCCTGGCGGTTATTGGCGCCAGCCTTGAAAAGTTTGCTTTGGAAATAAGGCATTTGCAAAGGACCGAGGTCAGGGAATTGGAAGAGCCGTTTGGTAAGGGGCAAAAAGGTTCATCGGCTATGCCGCACAAAAGAAATCCGGTTATTTGCGAGAGGATTTGCGGATTAGCTAGGGTTTTGCGCGCGAATGCAATGGTAGGCATGGAAAACGTTGCCCTCTGGCATGAGCGTGATATCAGCCACTCTTCGGCGGAACGCGTGATTATGCCGGATTCTACCATTGCCCTGGATTATATGCTGAATAAATTCATCTATGTTATGGATGGGCTTTTGGTTTATCCGGAAAATATGCTTTTGAACCTTGCCAAGACCAAGGGATTATTGTTTTCCCAGCGGGTGCTTTTGAAGCTTATGGATAAAGGTTTACCCCGGATGCAGGCTTATGATGTTGTGCAGCGCTGTGCCATGCGCGCATGGAAAGAGGCAATAGATTTTAAGAATGCGCTTCTTGAAGATAGACAAGGCAGGAAATACCTCGACAAGAAACAGCTGGACATAATTTTTGAAGTGGATTATTACCTGCGCAATGTGAATAAGATTTTCCGCAAAGTAGGCCTCTCATAA
- a CDS encoding group I intron-associated PD-(D/E)XK endonuclease, with protein MDTKLKSDIAESAVTTELLKRGFRLLRPVGDRFAYDLGIEILGRLIRVQVKAAWFDAKSKCYVVDSRRTKTNRRRMLRHRYNADDFDFAILYLADLHVFYVMPVSVFSRYGSTITLVETDKRQRKPQSAKYKERWDLLSDGLLSQ; from the coding sequence ATGGACACAAAGCTCAAATCTGATATTGCGGAATCCGCCGTAACAACTGAACTTCTAAAAAGAGGGTTTAGGCTGTTACGGCCAGTAGGAGATCGATTCGCATATGATTTAGGAATCGAAATCCTGGGGCGGCTTATACGTGTTCAAGTCAAAGCAGCTTGGTTTGATGCGAAATCAAAATGTTATGTTGTTGATTCGCGTAGAACTAAGACAAATCGACGCAGAATGCTAAGACACCGTTACAATGCCGATGATTTTGATTTCGCAATTCTATACCTCGCTGATTTACATGTGTTTTACGTAATGCCTGTGTCTGTTTTCTCACGCTATGGCAGTACCATTACCCTAGTAGAAACAGATAAGAGGCAGCGTAAACCGCAATCAGCTAAGTATAAAGAAAGATGGGATTTGTTGTCCGATGGGCTCCTTAGCCAGTAA
- the eno gene encoding phosphopyruvate hydratase — MAKIKEVKAREILDSRGNPTVEVDIILDNGVLGRAAVPSGASTGDNEALELRDGDKARYMGKGTLKAVDNVNNIITSKIKGLEPNFKAIDKLTIALDGTFNKGKLGANAILGVSMAVARAAAAEAKKPLYKFIGGDKANILPVPLMNILNGGLHADNNLDIQEFMIMPIGAPVFKKALQQATEVFHSLKAILKSKKLSTSVGDEGGFAPNLKSNEEALELIIAAIEKAGYKPGRDICLALDCAASSFCEADQYNFEAGKKTAADLIAIYDKWLGKYPILSIEDGLGEHDTNGWIEMTKQLGKKIQLVGDDNFVTNPQIFKKGIAQNIGNAILVKVNQIGSLSETLEVVDIAKANKYGAIISHRSGETEDVTIAHLAVATGVGQIKTGSLSRTDRICKYNELLRIEEELGASAVYAGTLRR, encoded by the coding sequence ATGGCAAAAATTAAAGAAGTCAAAGCAAGAGAGATCCTTGATTCCCGCGGCAATCCCACAGTAGAAGTAGATATAATCCTTGATAACGGCGTGTTGGGCCGCGCGGCAGTTCCGTCAGGCGCTTCCACAGGCGATAATGAAGCTTTGGAATTGCGCGATGGCGACAAGGCGCGTTATATGGGCAAGGGGACACTGAAGGCCGTGGATAATGTAAATAACATAATTACCTCTAAAATAAAGGGTTTGGAGCCTAATTTTAAAGCAATAGATAAACTTACCATTGCCTTAGACGGCACTTTTAATAAAGGAAAGCTTGGTGCCAACGCTATTTTAGGTGTTTCTATGGCAGTCGCCCGCGCTGCCGCGGCAGAAGCCAAGAAACCATTATATAAATTTATTGGAGGCGATAAAGCTAACATTCTTCCGGTGCCTTTGATGAACATTCTAAATGGCGGGCTGCACGCGGACAATAACCTTGATATCCAGGAATTTATGATCATGCCTATTGGAGCGCCGGTTTTTAAAAAAGCCTTACAGCAGGCAACCGAGGTTTTTCATAGCCTAAAAGCTATCCTTAAATCCAAAAAATTGTCCACTTCCGTCGGTGATGAAGGCGGTTTTGCTCCCAACCTGAAATCCAATGAAGAGGCCCTGGAATTAATTATCGCTGCAATTGAAAAAGCAGGGTACAAGCCGGGGAGAGATATTTGCTTGGCCCTTGATTGCGCGGCCAGTTCTTTTTGTGAAGCCGATCAATATAACTTTGAAGCCGGTAAGAAAACAGCGGCAGATTTAATTGCCATTTATGATAAGTGGCTTGGTAAATATCCCATACTTTCTATCGAGGATGGATTGGGGGAACATGATACTAATGGCTGGATAGAGATGACTAAGCAGTTGGGTAAAAAAATTCAGCTTGTGGGAGATGACAATTTTGTCACTAACCCACAGATTTTCAAAAAAGGTATTGCACAAAACATAGGTAATGCTATATTAGTTAAGGTAAATCAAATCGGTTCTCTTTCTGAAACTCTGGAAGTTGTAGATATTGCCAAGGCCAATAAGTATGGCGCGATCATCTCGCATCGTTCAGGCGAGACAGAAGATGTAACTATCGCGCATCTTGCGGTAGCAACCGGCGTGGGGCAGATCAAGACCGGTTCTTTATCACGCACAGACCGTATTTGTAAATACAACGAACTTTTAAGGATTGAAGAGGAATTGGGCGCGTCTGCGGTATACGCCGGCACTTTACGCCGTTAA
- a CDS encoding amidophosphoribosyltransferase — translation MSGIFGIVSKNSCQDDLFYATDYHSHLGTQFAGLAFWSDGLVRKIHDIRGTQFKAKFYEDYKNMPGTKGIGVISAHDEQPICIHSKFGPFAIVTNGFIENADSLVDELYKDGRSFSEVTEGNVNSTELVAKLIIRGKDLVSGIEEMFSKIQGSCSLLILTEKGIYAARDRQGYSPLTVGSKNGSWAITTETSAFYNLGFKIEKPLAPGEIIFIDENGLGSCSKGNKKCQICSFLWVYTGFPASSYDGLNVEMSRERCGACLAKNDDVKADMVAGIPDSGTAHAIGYAMESGLAFRRPLVKYTPGFDRSYTPALQERRDLVARMKLIPIPEIIKGKSIVFCDDSIVRGTQLRNYTVQKLMDCGIREVHFRIACPPLMFPCKFNYSTRTLNELAARRAIKAIEGKDIEDVSLYIDEKSPKYKKMVDWIAKDLKVTSLKFQKLSDMVKAIGLSEDKLCMYCWRGK, via the coding sequence ATGAGCGGAATATTCGGTATTGTCTCCAAGAATAGCTGCCAGGATGATCTTTTTTACGCTACGGATTATCACTCGCATTTAGGCACGCAATTTGCCGGTTTGGCATTTTGGTCGGATGGATTAGTGCGTAAAATTCACGATATCCGCGGCACGCAATTTAAGGCCAAATTCTATGAAGACTACAAAAATATGCCTGGCACAAAGGGAATTGGCGTAATAAGCGCGCACGATGAACAGCCGATATGTATTCATTCTAAATTTGGGCCTTTTGCCATTGTTACCAATGGTTTTATTGAGAATGCTGATAGCTTGGTGGATGAACTTTATAAGGATGGCCGGTCTTTTAGCGAAGTTACCGAAGGAAATGTTAATTCCACTGAATTAGTGGCAAAACTTATTATCCGGGGCAAGGACCTGGTTTCCGGGATAGAGGAGATGTTTTCTAAGATTCAAGGCTCCTGTTCGCTTTTGATTTTAACTGAAAAAGGAATTTATGCCGCGCGCGACCGGCAGGGCTACAGCCCTTTGACCGTAGGAAGCAAGAATGGTTCTTGGGCGATTACTACTGAGACTTCGGCATTTTATAATCTGGGATTTAAAATAGAAAAACCCCTTGCGCCCGGAGAAATAATTTTTATAGATGAAAACGGATTGGGATCTTGTTCCAAAGGCAACAAAAAGTGCCAGATTTGTTCTTTCTTGTGGGTGTATACCGGTTTTCCCGCCTCTTCTTATGACGGGCTTAATGTGGAGATGTCCCGGGAAAGATGCGGCGCGTGTTTAGCTAAAAATGACGATGTCAAAGCAGATATGGTCGCTGGTATCCCGGACTCGGGCACTGCCCACGCGATTGGCTATGCTATGGAATCTGGGCTTGCTTTTCGCCGCCCTCTTGTTAAATATACGCCCGGATTTGACAGAAGCTATACTCCTGCTTTGCAGGAAAGGCGGGATTTAGTTGCCCGGATGAAATTAATCCCTATTCCGGAGATTATTAAGGGAAAAAGCATTGTTTTTTGCGATGATTCTATCGTCCGGGGCACACAGCTGAGAAATTACACTGTCCAGAAATTAATGGATTGCGGAATAAGAGAGGTTCATTTTCGTATAGCCTGCCCGCCGCTGATGTTTCCTTGTAAATTTAATTATTCTACGCGCACACTTAATGAATTGGCCGCCCGCCGGGCAATCAAGGCCATTGAAGGAAAAGACATAGAAGACGTAAGCTTGTATATTGATGAGAAAAGCCCTAAATACAAAAAGATGGTGGATTGGATTGCCAAAGATTTGAAAGTCACAAGCCTTAAATTTCAGAAACTTTCGGATATGGTCAAGGCAATCGGATTGTCAGAAGATAAGCTTTGTATGTATTGCTGGCGCGGGAAATAA
- the purF gene encoding amidophosphoribosyltransferase, whose translation MNNLSLSQDAPKEYCGLFGIYGHKDASWLTYLGLYSLQHRGQEACGIVSNHDGVLSVHKGTGLVNDVFNQDILSKLKGNISVGHVRYSTTGSSTIKNAQPLLIDCSKGSVCIAHNGNLVNSLSLRKFLEDSGSIFQTTTDSELIVHLMAKAKAPDFKQSLIYALQRIKGAYALVMMDKHNLIGVRDPFGFRPLVLGKLNNSWVLASETCAFDLVGAKLIREVEPGEIVIINKSGVHSIKFHGPSCSERKSFCSFEHVYFSRPDSIVFSDTVHLVRKKLGEQLAFEHPADADFVVPVPDSGFSAAMGYSQGSGIPLEMGIIRNHYVGRTFIQPAQDSRDLGVKVKFNLLRSVLRGKRIVVVDDSIVRGTTSKIRVRNLRQAGVKEVHLRISCPAHRFPCFYGIDFHSAKELIANKYKTTERIRKYLEVDSLGYLSLEGMLSCFGCSKDNYCTACWDGRYPIAAEKRHSKFSLEKRCCGQGV comes from the coding sequence ATGAATAACTTGAGCCTATCGCAAGATGCCCCCAAAGAGTATTGTGGTTTATTCGGGATTTACGGCCATAAGGACGCCAGCTGGTTGACGTATCTGGGGCTGTATTCTTTGCAGCACAGGGGACAAGAGGCATGCGGCATAGTCTCAAACCATGATGGAGTATTAAGCGTCCATAAAGGCACTGGATTGGTCAACGATGTTTTTAACCAGGATATCTTATCTAAGTTAAAAGGCAATATTTCAGTCGGCCACGTGCGTTATTCTACTACCGGCTCCAGTACGATCAAGAACGCCCAGCCGCTTTTAATTGACTGTTCTAAGGGTTCGGTTTGTATTGCCCATAATGGAAACCTGGTGAATTCGCTATCGCTTCGCAAATTCCTGGAAGACAGCGGCTCTATTTTCCAGACTACGACTGATTCGGAATTAATCGTGCACTTGATGGCAAAGGCAAAAGCGCCGGATTTCAAACAAAGCCTGATTTATGCCTTGCAAAGAATAAAAGGCGCTTACGCCCTGGTGATGATGGATAAGCATAATCTTATTGGGGTGCGCGATCCTTTTGGATTTCGGCCTCTTGTTTTGGGGAAATTAAATAATTCCTGGGTTTTAGCTTCAGAGACTTGCGCTTTTGATTTAGTCGGCGCCAAACTTATCCGGGAAGTAGAACCGGGGGAGATTGTTATTATTAATAAAAGCGGCGTGCACTCCATAAAATTCCACGGGCCTTCCTGTTCAGAAAGAAAATCTTTTTGCAGTTTTGAGCATGTTTATTTTTCTAGGCCCGACTCTATTGTCTTTTCGGATACCGTGCATTTAGTCAGGAAGAAATTAGGCGAACAACTTGCCTTTGAGCATCCTGCAGACGCTGACTTTGTGGTGCCGGTGCCGGATTCTGGTTTCTCCGCGGCAATGGGTTATTCTCAAGGGTCAGGCATTCCGCTTGAGATGGGGATTATCCGCAATCATTATGTGGGTAGGACCTTTATTCAGCCTGCCCAAGACTCTAGGGATTTAGGGGTAAAAGTAAAGTTTAATCTCTTAAGAAGTGTCCTTAGGGGCAAGCGCATCGTTGTGGTGGATGATTCTATTGTGCGCGGGACAACTTCTAAGATCCGTGTGCGTAATTTGCGTCAGGCAGGAGTAAAAGAAGTGCATTTGCGTATTTCTTGTCCGGCGCATAGATTTCCCTGTTTCTATGGCATAGATTTTCATAGCGCCAAAGAGCTTATTGCCAATAAGTATAAAACTACCGAGCGCATCAGAAAATATCTTGAGGTGGACAGCCTTGGCTATTTGAGCCTTGAGGGGATGTTGTCATGTTTTGGCTGCTCCAAGGATAATTATTGCACTGCTTGTTGGGATGGAAGATATCCGATTGCGGCAGAGAAAAGGCACAGCAAATTCTCGCTTGAGAAGCGTTGTTGCGGGCAGGGAGTATAA